A region from the Corynebacterium halotolerans YIM 70093 = DSM 44683 genome encodes:
- a CDS encoding FAD-binding oxidoreductase, whose translation MPSSPLSAVGGVLRARSGEFRDEVHRRFYLDVLEARQVFPLTLRETHVDLASSLAWVLERTSSDGTLPDDVLARIRRLGVDHRRHGFPAEVYPAFLTALRGGLRTVTAEHGGVDDPLVDAAGDVFARVCGAMADAAREADMAGELPASSAEVVSVERRSRRVSVIRLESGLPVPYRAGQHLPVTASYLPGVWRTLSPALPSDEHGQLEFHVRAHDTGSASHLLATTRPGDYWTLGAPRGGLRVRGDRGIVMIAHSTGLAPLRAILFELLTAENPPSVHLFFGAEYPGELYDLMSLWQLSKALSWLTVVPVVEHAEDAWWVRSTVPPQALQRLAPRVRREIGEVVTDAGPWPHYEMLVAGEADRVRGTVDTLLAGGITAENIQAEAWERTEEWPAKGPR comes from the coding sequence ATGCCCTCGTCACCCCTGTCCGCCGTCGGCGGAGTTCTGCGCGCCCGGTCCGGGGAGTTCCGCGACGAGGTCCACCGGCGGTTCTACCTCGACGTCCTCGAGGCCCGCCAGGTCTTCCCCCTGACGCTGCGCGAGACCCACGTGGACCTGGCGTCCTCCCTGGCCTGGGTGCTGGAACGCACCTCATCCGACGGCACCCTGCCCGACGATGTCCTCGCCCGCATCCGCCGGCTCGGCGTCGACCACCGCCGCCACGGCTTCCCCGCCGAGGTCTACCCCGCATTCCTCACCGCCCTGCGCGGCGGACTGCGGACCGTGACGGCGGAGCACGGCGGCGTCGACGACCCGCTTGTCGACGCCGCCGGGGACGTCTTCGCCCGCGTCTGCGGGGCCATGGCCGACGCCGCCCGGGAGGCGGACATGGCGGGCGAGCTGCCGGCGTCCTCCGCGGAGGTCGTCAGCGTGGAACGCCGCTCACGCCGGGTGTCCGTGATCCGGCTCGAGTCCGGCCTGCCCGTCCCCTACCGCGCCGGCCAGCACCTGCCGGTGACCGCCTCCTACCTGCCGGGGGTCTGGCGCACGCTCTCCCCCGCACTGCCCTCGGACGAGCACGGCCAGCTCGAGTTCCACGTGCGCGCCCACGACACCGGCTCGGCCTCCCACCTGCTGGCCACCACCCGCCCCGGCGACTACTGGACGCTGGGTGCCCCGCGGGGCGGGCTGCGCGTCCGCGGCGACCGCGGCATCGTGATGATCGCCCACTCCACCGGCCTGGCCCCGCTGCGGGCCATTCTGTTCGAGCTGCTCACCGCGGAGAACCCCCCGAGCGTGCACCTGTTCTTCGGGGCCGAGTACCCCGGCGAGCTCTACGACCTGATGAGCCTGTGGCAGCTGTCGAAGGCGCTGTCCTGGTTGACGGTGGTGCCGGTCGTCGAGCACGCCGAGGACGCCTGGTGGGTCCGGTCGACCGTGCCACCGCAGGCCCTCCAGCGGCTGGCACCGCGGGTGCGCCGGGAGATCGGCGAGGTGGTCACCGACGCCGGGCCCTGGCCCCACTACGAGATGCTGGTGGCCGGGGAGGCCGACCGGGTGCGCGGCACGGTCGACACCCTGCTCGCCGGCGGCATCACGGCGGAGAATATCCAGGCCGAGGCGTGGGAGCGTACCGAGGAGTGGCCGGCGAAGGGCCCGCGGTAA
- a CDS encoding M23 family metallopeptidase has translation MLSKAQRTTRRRIALAAVAGGAVSTAGIGGATAATLTQTETPASSEVAAVDYELVNDATQMSSSLAESAPQILALSEYKPVSNIQDQLTKAVEYSAGRAQADLAARAPSVVKPAQGTFTSGYGPRWGAFHAGIDIAAPIGTPILAVMDGTVINSGPASGYGQWIRIKHDDGSMSVYGHMSTLAVGVGERVSAGQYIAGMGSEGFSTGSHLHFEIHPTGNGAVDPVPWFAERGIYI, from the coding sequence ATGCTTAGCAAGGCTCAGCGGACGACCAGGCGTCGCATCGCCCTCGCGGCCGTCGCCGGCGGAGCGGTCTCCACCGCGGGCATCGGAGGAGCCACCGCGGCGACCCTCACCCAGACCGAGACCCCCGCCTCCTCCGAGGTGGCGGCCGTCGATTACGAGCTGGTCAACGACGCCACCCAGATGTCGTCCTCCCTGGCCGAGAGCGCCCCGCAGATCCTGGCGCTCTCCGAGTACAAGCCGGTCAGCAACATCCAGGACCAGCTGACCAAGGCCGTGGAGTACAGCGCCGGGCGCGCCCAGGCCGATCTGGCCGCCCGCGCGCCCTCCGTGGTCAAGCCGGCCCAGGGCACCTTCACCTCCGGCTACGGCCCCCGCTGGGGCGCCTTCCACGCCGGCATCGACATCGCGGCCCCGATCGGCACCCCGATTCTGGCCGTCATGGACGGCACCGTCATCAACTCCGGCCCGGCCTCCGGCTACGGCCAGTGGATCCGCATCAAGCACGACGACGGTTCCATGTCGGTCTACGGCCACATGTCGACCCTGGCCGTCGGTGTCGGTGAGCGCGTCAGCGCCGGCCAGTACATCGCGGGCATGGGCAGCGAGGGCTTCTCCACCGGCTCGCACCTCCACTTCGAGATCCACCCCACCGGCAACGGCGCCGTGGATCCCGTCCCGTGGTTCGCCGAGCGCGGGATCTACATCTAG
- a CDS encoding IS982 family transposase, which produces MDNNLNTLATALYVTADDFINTHPELAPQRPATGIQPRISDAELIVLGIIETLLGFTSERRFIRFARTRLASVFPYIPQQPGYNKRQRNLTELMQHIMTHLATCTGLLNDDVWVVDSTPVECGRSRETVKRSNMAGFAEYGYCASHSRFFWGLRLHLVSTLHGLPVGYALTGAKADERATLLSMLDAAPVPVPAGQIIMADKGYNGTWLEEELNNGGVELIRPARKGETSRPGKHFLKPLRQRIESVFDTLKGQLGLEQHGGRTISGVLSRMVRRLLALSAVIWHNHTTGQPVLRSLTAYDH; this is translated from the coding sequence GTGGACAACAATCTCAACACTCTCGCAACCGCACTCTACGTCACCGCCGACGACTTCATCAACACCCATCCCGAGCTCGCGCCACAGCGACCAGCCACCGGAATCCAACCACGGATCAGCGACGCGGAACTCATCGTCCTGGGCATCATCGAAACCCTGCTCGGATTCACCTCCGAACGCCGCTTCATCCGCTTCGCCCGCACACGACTGGCCAGCGTATTTCCCTATATCCCCCAGCAGCCCGGCTACAACAAACGCCAACGCAACCTCACCGAACTCATGCAGCACATCATGACCCACCTGGCCACCTGTACCGGGCTGCTCAACGATGACGTCTGGGTCGTGGACTCCACCCCGGTCGAATGTGGCCGCTCCCGGGAAACGGTGAAACGATCGAACATGGCCGGGTTCGCCGAGTACGGCTACTGCGCGTCGCACTCCCGCTTTTTCTGGGGACTACGGCTGCATCTGGTCTCCACCCTGCACGGTCTGCCGGTCGGCTACGCGCTCACCGGGGCGAAGGCCGATGAACGCGCCACCCTGCTGTCCATGCTGGATGCGGCACCGGTGCCCGTGCCGGCCGGCCAGATCATCATGGCGGACAAGGGCTACAACGGCACCTGGTTGGAAGAAGAACTCAACAATGGTGGTGTCGAACTCATCCGGCCGGCCCGGAAAGGGGAAACATCCAGGCCCGGCAAGCACTTTCTGAAACCTCTGCGGCAACGGATCGAGTCGGTGTTTGACACGTTGAAAGGCCAGTTGGGCCTGGAGCAGCACGGAGGCCGGACCATCTCCGGGGTGCTCAGCCGGATGGTGCGGCGGTTGCTGGCGTTGAGCGCGGTGATCTGGCACAACCACACCACCGGCCAGCCGGTCCTAAGATCATTGACCGCGTACGACCACTAA
- a CDS encoding erythromycin esterase family protein, translating to MRFFGSRGDSDTGAGEELRSLASPLRAPADLEPLVEQAADARFVCIGEASHGTHEFYRWRAELSRRLITEHGFTWIGVEGDWPDCWRINRWVRNRDDHDLDARDVLKHFHRWPTWMWANEEVADFLDWLRDWNSNQPSERQVSFYGLDVYSLWDSLRQTISWLETNAPEALPAAHQAWQCFAGYNEDPHSYARSLRMVDEACEDDVVELLVHVRRLAMDGVPAEPEALDAALNALVAADAEHYYRSMVLGNRQSWNIRDIHMADTIDLLAEHHGEHSKALVWEHNTHVGDARATDMADAGLVNVGQLVRERHGGDGVVLVGFASHRGTVIAAERWGAPQEVMTVPEARAGSHEALLHETLGESAVLVFGPERSGPWLDSRRGHRAIGVVYHPRREAGNYVATVMGGRYDALLWLEETTALRPLHREGPPGEPELDTEPSGF from the coding sequence ATGAGATTCTTCGGCTCCCGCGGTGATTCGGACACCGGGGCGGGCGAGGAACTGCGCTCCCTCGCAAGCCCCCTGCGCGCTCCGGCGGACCTGGAGCCACTGGTGGAACAGGCCGCCGACGCCCGGTTCGTCTGCATCGGCGAGGCCTCCCACGGCACCCACGAGTTCTACCGGTGGCGCGCGGAACTGAGCCGCCGGCTGATCACCGAGCACGGCTTCACCTGGATCGGCGTCGAGGGCGACTGGCCCGACTGCTGGCGGATCAACCGGTGGGTGCGCAACCGGGACGACCACGACCTCGACGCCCGCGATGTACTCAAGCACTTCCACCGCTGGCCGACCTGGATGTGGGCGAACGAGGAGGTCGCGGACTTCCTCGACTGGTTACGCGACTGGAACTCGAACCAGCCGTCCGAGCGGCAGGTCAGCTTCTACGGCCTGGACGTCTACTCCCTGTGGGACTCCCTCCGGCAGACCATCAGCTGGCTCGAGACCAATGCCCCCGAGGCGCTCCCGGCCGCCCACCAGGCCTGGCAGTGCTTCGCCGGCTACAACGAGGATCCGCACTCCTATGCCCGCAGCCTGCGGATGGTGGACGAGGCCTGCGAGGACGACGTCGTGGAGCTGCTGGTGCACGTGCGCCGGCTCGCCATGGACGGGGTCCCCGCGGAACCGGAGGCGCTGGATGCGGCCCTCAATGCCCTCGTCGCCGCCGATGCCGAGCACTACTACCGCTCCATGGTCCTGGGCAACCGGCAGTCGTGGAATATCCGCGACATCCACATGGCCGACACCATCGACCTGCTGGCGGAACATCACGGTGAGCACTCCAAGGCGCTGGTCTGGGAGCACAACACCCACGTCGGCGACGCCCGCGCCACCGACATGGCCGATGCCGGGCTGGTCAACGTGGGGCAGCTGGTGCGGGAACGGCACGGCGGGGACGGGGTGGTCCTCGTGGGCTTCGCCTCCCACCGCGGCACGGTCATCGCCGCCGAGCGGTGGGGAGCACCCCAGGAGGTCATGACGGTCCCCGAGGCCCGCGCCGGCAGCCACGAGGCGCTGCTGCACGAGACACTGGGCGAATCCGCGGTGCTCGTCTTCGGCCCGGAGCGCTCGGGGCCGTGGCTGGATTCGCGCCGGGGACACCGTGCCATCGGCGTCGTGTACCACCCTCGGCGCGAGGCGGGCAACTACGTGGCGACGGTGATGGGCGGCCGCTACGACGCGCTGCTCTGGCTGGAGGAGACCACGGCCCTTCGGCCACTGCACCGGGAGGGCCCGCCCGGGGAGCCTGAGCTGGACACCGAGCCCTCCGGTTTCTAG
- a CDS encoding phosphoribosyltransferase family protein, whose amino-acid sequence MTEFLDRLDAGRQLAQRLRGLCNRDIVVVGLPRGGVPVAGVVARELDAPLDVVMVRKLGVPRYPEVAMGAIGEQGVRVLDEAIVDRAGVTPGQVAEVEQQEQAVLQERAARFREGRERLDLSGRTVLIVDDGIATGATARVACLSARQQGAVTVLVAAPVATRQAVERLTDADEVVVLSTPPDFRAVGQYYRDFSPTTDDEVVAALDRAARRRRERAGGDTAAPAAPMEQAPVSDEVRIPAGQVVLEGHFHLPSAGAPVVVFAHGSGSSRHSRRNHYVASVLQEAGLGTLLLDLLTREEAADRANVFDIGLLAGRLTAAEDWVRGQSQSMSSPIGFFGASTGAGAALRAAAEPGTSAGAVVSRGGRPDLAGQQLADVQAPTLLIVGGQDREVLALNRQARDQLRCESRLEIVEGATHLFEEPGTLEQAAGLAREWFLRHLSPPDGTATDMEAAS is encoded by the coding sequence ATGACGGAGTTTCTGGACAGGCTCGACGCCGGACGGCAACTGGCGCAGCGGCTGCGCGGGCTGTGCAACCGGGACATCGTGGTGGTGGGGCTTCCCCGCGGCGGGGTTCCCGTGGCGGGGGTGGTCGCCCGCGAGCTCGACGCGCCCCTGGATGTGGTGATGGTGCGCAAGCTCGGCGTGCCGCGCTACCCCGAGGTGGCCATGGGGGCGATCGGCGAGCAGGGCGTGCGCGTGCTCGATGAGGCGATCGTCGACCGGGCCGGGGTGACGCCCGGGCAGGTGGCGGAGGTGGAGCAGCAGGAGCAGGCGGTGCTGCAGGAACGGGCCGCCCGCTTCCGGGAGGGGCGCGAACGACTGGATCTGAGCGGCCGCACCGTGCTGATCGTCGACGACGGTATCGCCACCGGCGCCACGGCCCGGGTCGCCTGCCTGAGCGCCCGTCAGCAGGGCGCGGTCACCGTGCTGGTGGCCGCGCCGGTGGCCACCCGGCAGGCGGTCGAACGGCTCACCGACGCGGACGAGGTTGTGGTCCTGTCCACCCCACCGGACTTCCGGGCGGTGGGGCAGTACTACCGGGACTTCTCCCCCACGACGGACGATGAGGTGGTGGCGGCCCTGGACCGGGCCGCCCGCCGCCGACGGGAACGGGCGGGCGGAGACACCGCAGCGCCTGCGGCACCAATGGAACAGGCTCCGGTCTCAGATGAGGTACGGATCCCTGCGGGACAGGTGGTGCTCGAGGGACATTTCCACCTGCCCTCGGCGGGTGCCCCCGTGGTGGTCTTCGCCCACGGCAGTGGCAGCAGTCGGCACAGTCGGCGCAACCACTACGTGGCGTCCGTGCTGCAGGAGGCCGGGCTGGGCACTCTGCTGCTGGACCTGCTCACCCGGGAGGAGGCGGCGGACCGGGCCAATGTCTTCGACATCGGACTGCTGGCCGGGCGTCTGACCGCGGCGGAGGACTGGGTACGCGGACAGTCGCAGAGCATGTCCTCGCCCATCGGGTTCTTCGGGGCCAGCACCGGTGCCGGGGCCGCACTGCGGGCCGCCGCCGAACCGGGGACGTCGGCCGGCGCCGTCGTCTCGCGGGGTGGCCGACCGGACCTGGCCGGGCAGCAGCTGGCGGACGTCCAGGCGCCGACGCTGCTCATCGTGGGCGGACAGGACCGGGAGGTCCTGGCCCTGAACCGCCAGGCCCGGGACCAGCTCCGGTGCGAGAGTCGCCTGGAGATCGTGGAGGGCGCGACGCACCTGTTCGAGGAGCCGGGCACCCTGGAACAGGCCGCCGGGCTCGCGCGGGAGTGGTTCCTCCGGCACCTGTCCCCACCCGACGGCACGGCAACGGACATGGAGGCGGCGTCATGA
- a CDS encoding carbon-nitrogen hydrolase family protein — MRIGIVQLQSTGDTVENLALARERVREAAGQGARLIVLPEATSQSFDSGRLDKQAQDLDGEFATGLRETAEELGVTVVAGMFRPADTIERDDKTINRVYNTALLTGPDIHTGYDKIHTFDAYNYAESDTVHPGEDLVVFEVDGVGVGVAICYDIRFPDLFRTLAQNGAEVIVVPTSWMDGPDKLDQWRLLTAARALDSTSYLVAAAQARPGGEAEAGRASGPTGIGHSCVVGPTGKRLAEAGYEPEVMVFDLDLDEVEKTRASLPVLEN; from the coding sequence ATGCGGATCGGAATCGTGCAGCTGCAGTCCACAGGGGATACCGTCGAGAATTTGGCGCTCGCCCGCGAACGCGTCCGGGAGGCCGCCGGGCAGGGGGCGCGACTGATCGTCCTGCCCGAGGCGACCAGCCAGTCCTTCGACTCGGGGCGGCTGGACAAACAGGCCCAGGACCTCGACGGTGAGTTCGCCACCGGTCTGCGGGAGACCGCCGAGGAGCTCGGCGTCACGGTCGTGGCCGGTATGTTCCGCCCCGCCGACACCATTGAGCGTGACGACAAGACGATCAACCGCGTCTACAACACCGCGTTGTTGACCGGGCCGGACATCCACACCGGCTACGACAAGATCCACACCTTCGACGCGTACAACTACGCCGAGTCCGACACCGTGCACCCGGGCGAGGACCTCGTGGTCTTCGAGGTCGACGGGGTCGGGGTCGGCGTGGCGATCTGCTACGACATCCGCTTCCCCGACCTGTTCCGGACGCTCGCGCAGAATGGCGCGGAGGTGATCGTGGTGCCCACCAGCTGGATGGACGGGCCGGACAAGCTCGACCAGTGGCGCCTGCTCACCGCGGCCCGCGCCCTCGACTCGACCTCCTACCTCGTCGCCGCCGCGCAGGCCCGACCCGGTGGGGAGGCGGAGGCCGGCCGGGCATCGGGGCCGACGGGCATCGGCCATTCCTGTGTGGTGGGTCCGACCGGCAAGCGCCTGGCGGAGGCCGGGTATGAGCCGGAGGTCATGGTCTTCGACCTGGATCTCGATGAGGTGGAGAAGACTCGCGCATCGCTGCCGGTGCTCGAGAACTAG